A genomic window from Methanovulcanius yangii includes:
- a CDS encoding beta-CASP ribonuclease aCPSF1 gives MLIDERLDEFKKKINAKVPAGISVSEVEFEGPELVIYTDDPKRFAQEADLIKILARDLRKRIVVRPNVLEDPEVAAGRIRSVVPDNAGITDLFFDPDTGEVIVEAEKPGVVIGKNGSTLRDITREIGWTAKVVRTPPIESKTVKDIRQYLRSVKDERKEFLRRIGRRIHRDVTSKDKWVRVTTLGCCREVGRAAFLLTTPESKILIDCGEKPGSITEGYPYLYVPEIYPLNTLDAVVLTHAHLDHCAMVPLLFKYGYDGPVYSTPATRDLSAMLQLDYLDVVNKETGTVPYSSKEVQKYLQHSITLNYGSVTDIAPDVKLTYHNAGHILGSAICHFHVGDGLYNIAFTGDFNYGKTRLFGPATVQFPRLEAIFMESTYGGSNDNQPSRKEAEQKLYDYVNTTINRGGKVIIPAFAVGRSQEVMLALEEGIRLEKIPKVKVYLDGMIKEATAIHTTYPEYLNPDLRTQIFREGMNPFLAECFEQVDSPDLREQVIEGDPCIIITTSGMLSGGPVMEYLRALAPDEKNMLVFVGYQADGTLGRRIQKGWKEIPLGRRETIVVNLEIETVDGFSGHSDRKQLMAYVNHLQPRPEKIFTIHGDEKNTIDLASSIYKRYHIQTASPMNLETYRMV, from the coding sequence ATGTTAATTGATGAACGACTTGATGAATTCAAGAAAAAGATAAATGCGAAAGTACCTGCGGGTATTTCCGTGTCTGAAGTCGAATTTGAGGGGCCGGAACTTGTCATCTACACTGATGATCCGAAGAGGTTTGCGCAGGAAGCGGACCTGATCAAGATCCTTGCCCGTGATTTGAGAAAACGCATTGTGGTGCGCCCCAATGTGCTGGAGGACCCGGAGGTTGCCGCCGGCAGAATCCGCAGCGTGGTTCCCGACAATGCCGGTATCACCGATCTGTTCTTCGACCCCGATACCGGCGAAGTCATTGTTGAGGCGGAAAAACCCGGGGTCGTTATCGGGAAGAACGGGTCAACGCTGAGGGACATCACGAGGGAGATTGGCTGGACGGCAAAGGTCGTGCGCACCCCTCCCATCGAGAGCAAGACGGTAAAGGATATCCGGCAGTACCTCCGGTCCGTCAAGGACGAGCGAAAGGAGTTTCTCCGGCGGATCGGCCGGCGCATCCACCGGGACGTCACCAGTAAGGACAAGTGGGTCCGCGTCACCACACTCGGGTGCTGTCGCGAGGTCGGACGTGCGGCCTTCCTCCTGACAACTCCGGAAAGCAAGATTCTCATCGACTGCGGGGAGAAGCCCGGTTCGATAACGGAAGGGTATCCCTACCTCTACGTTCCCGAGATATATCCCCTCAATACGCTCGATGCAGTCGTTCTCACCCACGCCCACCTGGACCACTGCGCCATGGTCCCGCTCCTCTTCAAATACGGATACGACGGTCCGGTCTATAGCACGCCGGCGACGCGTGACCTTTCAGCGATGCTCCAGCTCGATTATCTCGATGTAGTCAACAAGGAAACCGGGACGGTACCGTACTCATCGAAGGAAGTCCAGAAATACCTCCAGCACTCCATCACCCTCAATTACGGCAGTGTCACGGACATCGCACCGGACGTAAAACTCACCTATCATAATGCCGGACACATCCTCGGTTCGGCGATCTGTCACTTCCACGTGGGCGACGGCCTGTACAACATCGCCTTCACCGGCGACTTCAACTACGGGAAGACCCGTCTCTTTGGGCCTGCCACGGTCCAGTTCCCCCGACTTGAGGCGATATTCATGGAGAGCACCTACGGCGGGTCGAACGACAACCAGCCCTCGCGCAAGGAAGCGGAGCAGAAACTCTATGACTATGTGAACACGACGATCAACCGGGGCGGGAAGGTCATCATTCCGGCATTTGCCGTCGGGCGGTCGCAGGAAGTGATGCTGGCACTCGAGGAGGGCATCCGGCTCGAGAAGATCCCGAAGGTGAAGGTGTATCTCGACGGGATGATCAAGGAGGCGACGGCCATCCACACCACCTACCCCGAATACCTGAACCCGGACCTTAGGACCCAGATATTCCGCGAGGGGATGAATCCGTTCCTCGCTGAGTGTTTCGAACAGGTCGATTCTCCCGACCTGAGAGAACAGGTCATCGAAGGCGACCCCTGCATCATCATCACGACGAGCGGTATGCTCAGCGGCGGTCCGGTGATGGAATATCTCCGTGCCCTTGCTCCTGATGAAAAGAATATGCTGGTATTCGTCGGATATCAGGCGGACGGGACTCTCGGGCGGCGCATCCAGAAGGGGTGGAAGGAGATCCCGCTCGGACGCAGGGAGACGATCGTCGTCAACCTGGAGATCGAGACGGTCGACGGATTCTCCGGCCACTCGGACAGGAAGCAGCTGATGGCCTATGTCAACCATCTCCAGCCGCGGCCGGAGAAGATCTTTACCATCCACGGGGATGAGAAGAACACGATCGATCTTGCATCTTCCATCTACAAGCGATATCATATCCAGACGGCATCGCCGATGAACCTGGAAACCTACCGCATGGTATGA
- a CDS encoding MFS transporter — MKQRISLILGVFTVMALSNAVVPILPFFASEAPSVQGAIFSAYFFGAFLSVIPAGILGDRYGTKRCIKSGLFLTVVTGAAIFLVPHSPLLVIAARGIEGIGAGFFVASALSWVNVQKDSRMLSGYYFAALNVGLLSGLLITGWLADFGTTLGLLVFTVLSMVPFLLSFTLSEEGREEREIAPVKDAAYMFRWIYLSSFIIVGTTGVISSLYPEFTGELPIVLSLQLAAMNMGTVITSLVAPRIRIQPVPLIRVGGIVMALAVAMAFFAPEFGWIAVILVFAAVGGVVGFVFVAQMEYLAQSKIRQGTVVGIFNASAYGGMAFMPFIAGLVVDAVGYSAAFGLATLLCGCVALFIGRCECTILDEPA; from the coding sequence GTGAAACAGCGCATTTCCCTGATCCTCGGCGTCTTCACGGTCATGGCCCTCTCCAACGCCGTCGTTCCCATTCTTCCCTTTTTTGCATCGGAGGCACCATCGGTTCAGGGGGCCATCTTTTCCGCATACTTTTTCGGCGCATTTTTGTCGGTCATTCCGGCAGGGATCCTCGGTGACCGGTACGGAACGAAGCGGTGCATCAAAAGCGGGCTGTTTCTCACGGTGGTGACCGGTGCCGCGATTTTTCTCGTTCCCCACAGCCCCCTGCTGGTGATTGCGGCACGGGGAATTGAAGGGATTGGGGCGGGTTTTTTCGTTGCATCCGCTCTCTCGTGGGTGAATGTGCAGAAGGACAGCCGCATGCTGTCGGGGTACTACTTTGCCGCACTCAATGTCGGCCTCCTCAGCGGCCTTCTCATCACGGGGTGGCTGGCCGATTTCGGCACGACTCTGGGGCTTCTGGTCTTCACCGTGCTCAGTATGGTTCCGTTTTTGCTGAGCTTTACTCTCTCCGAAGAAGGGCGTGAAGAGCGGGAGATTGCTCCGGTTAAGGATGCCGCATATATGTTCCGGTGGATTTACCTCTCCTCGTTCATCATCGTCGGCACCACCGGTGTCATATCGTCCCTCTATCCTGAATTTACCGGGGAACTTCCGATTGTTCTCTCGCTACAGCTTGCCGCGATGAATATGGGTACGGTGATCACCTCGCTTGTGGCACCCCGTATACGCATTCAGCCGGTTCCTCTTATACGGGTCGGCGGGATCGTGATGGCCCTTGCCGTGGCAATGGCATTTTTTGCCCCGGAATTTGGATGGATCGCGGTCATTCTGGTGTTTGCCGCAGTCGGCGGGGTCGTGGGCTTTGTCTTTGTCGCCCAGATGGAATATCTGGCACAGTCGAAGATCCGGCAGGGGACCGTGGTGGGGATCTTCAATGCGTCCGCGTATGGCGGGATGGCCTTCATGCCGTTTATCGCCGGACTTGTCGTGGATGCAGTGGGTTATTCTGCGGCATTCGGGCTGGCGACCCTCTTGTGCGGATGTGTTGCGCTCTTCATCGGGCGGTGTGAATGCACGATTCTCGACGAACCTGCATAA